A genome region from Cucurbita pepo subsp. pepo cultivar mu-cu-16 chromosome LG02, ASM280686v2, whole genome shotgun sequence includes the following:
- the LOC111787451 gene encoding lysine-rich arabinogalactan protein 19-like yields MAKFASICCAVLSALLLAQFTVSSDSMAESPAPPPQTGADSPSSRSPSISSPPDASPRNAPVSSPPSPPPSDLTPGSSPTRSPPPSSSLAPSPPPSEPSDFNRSNVSKEDESDGESKDGMSGAQKFGIAVGVIAAAGLVGFGGLIYKKRQANIRRSGYGYTARREIL; encoded by the coding sequence ATGGCCAAGTTCGCATCGATTTGTTGTGCAGTTCTTTCGGCTCTGCTTTTGGCGCAATTCACTGTTTCTTCGGATTCTATGGCGGAATCTCCCGCTCCGCCGCCGCAGACAGGCGCGGATTCACCTTCGTCGCGCTCTCCTTCCATTTCCAGTCCACCGGACGCATCTCCACGGAATGCACCGGTAAGTTCTCCTCCATCGCCTCCACCATCAGATCTTACTCCTGGTTCATCTCCGACTCGATCGCCGCCTCCTTCCTCTTCTCTGGCTCCTTCTCCACCGCCATCTGAACCTAGCGACTTTAACCGGAGCAATGTGAGTAAAGAAGACGAATCGGATGGAGAGTCGAAGGACGGGATGAGTGGAGCTCAGAAATTTGGAATCGCAGTAGGAGTGATTGCGGCGGCTGGTTTGGTTGGATTTGGAGGATTGATTTACAAGAAACGCCAAGCCAATATTCGCCGATCTGGCTATGGTTATACTGCGAGGAGAGAGATTCTCTGA
- the LOC111786997 gene encoding protein disulfide isomerase-like 1-4 isoform X2 gives MATRTLLLLAMAALLLFSNSVLCIGDSPAKDSAAKSTEDDDEDISFLEEADESHASSHHHLPDFDKFEGGPVDEGFGDLSEFEDSEGDRDEYKAPVVDDKDVVVLKEGNFSDFVEKNRFVMVEFYAPWCGHCQALAPEYAAASTELKSENVVLAKVDATEEDELAQKYDVQGYPTIYFFSDGVHKAYPGQRTKDAIVSWIKKKIGPGIYNITSVEDAERILNSESKVAVGYLNSLVGSESDELAAASRLEDDVNFYQTVNPEVAKLFHIEASAKRPAFVLIKKETEKLSRFDGEFSKSAIAEFVFANKLPLVTKFTRESAPLIFESSIKKQLILFASSNDSERLIPIFEESAKSFKGKIIFVYVEIDNEDVGKPVSEYFGISGNDPQVLGYTGTEDSRKFVLDKEVTLENIKAFGENFLEDKLKPFYKSDPIPETNDGDVKIVVGDNFNEIVLDESKDVLLEIYAPWCGHCQALEPTYNKLAKHLHGIDSLVIAKMDGSTNEHPRAKSDGFPTILFFPAGNKSFDPITVETDRTVVAFYKFLKKNASIPFKLQKPVSSSEGKSGDDAKESPKSSSVSTTDVKDEL, from the exons ATGGCTACTCgaactcttcttcttcttgccaTGGctgctcttcttctcttctccaattccGTTCTCTGTATAGGAGACTCCCCTGCCAAAGATTCGGCTGCCAAAAGCACTGAGGACGACGATGAAGACATCAGCTTCCTGGAGGAGGCGGATGAGTCTCATGCTTCCAGTCATCATCACCTCCCTGATTTTGATAAGTTTGAAGGAGGACCTGTGGATGAAGGTTTTGGGGACTTGTCCGAGTTCGAGGACTCGGAGGGTGATAGGGATGAGTACAAGGCGCCGGTGGTGGATGACAAGGACGTTGTCGTCTTGAAG GAGGGTAACTTCAGCGATTTCGTGGAGAAGAACCGGTTTGTTATGGTGGAGTTTTATGCACCATGGTGTGGACATTGTCAGGCATTGGCGCCGGAATATGCTGCTGCTTCCACTGAATTGAAGAGCGAGAACGTGGTTTTGGCGAAGGTTGATGCGACGGAGGAGGACGAATTGGCGCAGAAGTATGATGTTCAAGGATATCCTACTATTTATTTCTTCTCTGATGGAGTTCACAAAGCTTATCCTGGACAGAGGACCAA GGATGCTATAGTTTCCTGgatcaagaagaagatcgGACCTGGTATTTACAACATAACTTCAGTGGAAGACGCTGAACGCATTCTGAACTCTGAAAGTAAAGTTGCTGTTGGTTACCTGAACTCCTTGGTG GGCTCTGAGAGCGATGAGCTTGCTGCTGCTTCAAGACTGGAAGATGATGTCAACTTTTACCAAACAGTGAATCCTGAAGTGGCAAAGCTTTTCCACATTGAAGCTTCAGCAAAACGCCCTGCCTTTGTATTGATTAAGAAGGAGACTGAAAAACTGAGCCGCTTTG ATGGCGAGTTTTCCAAGTCTGCAATTGCTGAATTTGTATTTGCCAATAAGCTTCCTTTAGTTACAAAGTTTACTAGAGAAAGCGCACCATTGATTTTCGAAAGTTCAATTAAGAAACAG TTAATTCTATTTGCAAGTTCAAATGATTCAGAGAGACTCATCCCCATATTTGAAGAATCAGCAAAGTCCTTTAAAGGAAAG attatttttgtttatgtggAAATTGATAATGAAGATGTTGGAAAGCCTGTATCAGAATACTTTGGCATCAGTGGAAATGATCCACAG GTTCTTGGCTACACTGGAACTGAGGACAGCAGAAAATTTGTGCTTGATAAGGAAGTTACCTTGGAAAATATTAAG GCTTTTGGAGAAAATTTCTTGGAAGACAAGCTGAAACCCTTTTACAAGTCAGATCCCATTCCTGAGACT AATGATGGCGACGTGAAAATAGTGGTTGGAGACAacttcaatgaaattgttttagATGAATCAAAGGATGTTCTCCTCGAG ATTTATGCCCCTTGGTGCGGGCATTGCCAAGCGCTGGAACCAACTTACAACAAGCTTGCCAAACATCTACATGGCATCGATTCACTTGTCATTGCTAAGATGGATGGTTCAACAAACGAACATCCCCGGGCAAAG TCAGATGGATTCCCAACAATTCTGTTCTTCCCTGCTGGAAACAAGAGCTTTGATCCT ATCACAGTCGAAACCGATCGGACAGTCGTGGCCTTTTACAAATTCCTGAAGAAAAACGCATCAATCCCTTTTAAGCTACAGAAGCCAGTTTCAAGTTCAGAAGGAAAATCTGGTGATGATGCCAAAGAGAGCCCAAAGAGCAGCAGCGTCAGCACCACTGACGTGAAGGATGAATTGTGA
- the LOC111786997 gene encoding protein disulfide isomerase-like 1-4 isoform X3: MATRTLLLLAMAALLLFSNSVLCIGDSPAKDSAAKSTEDDDEDISFLEEADESHASSHHHLPDFDKFEGGPVDEGFGDLSEFEDSEGDRDEYKAPVVDDKDVVVLKEGNFSDFVEKNRFVMVEFYAPWCGHCQALAPEYAAASTELKSENVVLAKVDATEEDELAQKYDVQGYPTIYFFSDGVHKAYPGQRTKDAIVSWIKKKIGPGIYNITSVEDAERILNSESKVAVGYLNSLVGSESDELAAASRLEDDVNFYQTVNPEVAKLFHIEASAKRPAFVLIKKETEKLSRFDGEFSKSAIAEFVFANKLPLVTKFTRESAPLIFESSIKKQLILFASSNDSERLIPIFEESAKSFKGKIIFVYVEIDNEDVGKPVSEYFGISGNDPQVLGYTGTEDSRKFVLDKEVTLENIKAFGENFLEDKLKPFYKSDPIPETNDGDVKIVVGDNFNEIVLDESKDVLLEIYAPWCGHCQALEPTYNKLAKHLHGIDSLVIAKMDGSTNEHPRAKSDGFPTILFFPAGNKSFDPITVETDRTVVAFYKFLKKNASIPFKLQKPVSSSEGKSGDDAKESPKSSSVSTTDVKDEL; the protein is encoded by the exons ATGGCTACTCgaactcttcttcttcttgccaTGGctgctcttcttctcttctccaattccGTTCTCTGTATAGGAGACTCCCCTGCCAAAGATTCGGCTGCCAAAAGCACTGAGGACGACGATGAAGACATCAGCTTCCTGGAGGAGGCGGATGAGTCTCATGCTTCCAGTCATCATCACCTCCCTGATTTTGATAAGTTTGAAGGAGGACCTGTGGATGAAGGTTTTGGGGACTTGTCCGAGTTCGAGGACTCGGAGGGTGATAGGGATGAGTACAAGGCGCCGGTGGTGGATGACAAGGACGTTGTCGTCTTGAAGGAGGGTAACTTCAGCGATTTCGTGGAGAAGAACCGGTTTGTTATG GTGGAGTTTTATGCACCATGGTGTGGACATTGTCAGGCATTGGCGCCGGAATATGCTGCTGCTTCCACTGAATTGAAGAGCGAGAACGTGGTTTTGGCGAAGGTTGATGCGACGGAGGAGGACGAATTGGCGCAGAAGTATGATGTTCAAGGATATCCTACTATTTATTTCTTCTCTGATGGAGTTCACAAAGCTTATCCTGGACAGAGGACCAA GGATGCTATAGTTTCCTGgatcaagaagaagatcgGACCTGGTATTTACAACATAACTTCAGTGGAAGACGCTGAACGCATTCTGAACTCTGAAAGTAAAGTTGCTGTTGGTTACCTGAACTCCTTGGTG GGCTCTGAGAGCGATGAGCTTGCTGCTGCTTCAAGACTGGAAGATGATGTCAACTTTTACCAAACAGTGAATCCTGAAGTGGCAAAGCTTTTCCACATTGAAGCTTCAGCAAAACGCCCTGCCTTTGTATTGATTAAGAAGGAGACTGAAAAACTGAGCCGCTTTG ATGGCGAGTTTTCCAAGTCTGCAATTGCTGAATTTGTATTTGCCAATAAGCTTCCTTTAGTTACAAAGTTTACTAGAGAAAGCGCACCATTGATTTTCGAAAGTTCAATTAAGAAACAG TTAATTCTATTTGCAAGTTCAAATGATTCAGAGAGACTCATCCCCATATTTGAAGAATCAGCAAAGTCCTTTAAAGGAAAG attatttttgtttatgtggAAATTGATAATGAAGATGTTGGAAAGCCTGTATCAGAATACTTTGGCATCAGTGGAAATGATCCACAG GTTCTTGGCTACACTGGAACTGAGGACAGCAGAAAATTTGTGCTTGATAAGGAAGTTACCTTGGAAAATATTAAG GCTTTTGGAGAAAATTTCTTGGAAGACAAGCTGAAACCCTTTTACAAGTCAGATCCCATTCCTGAGACT AATGATGGCGACGTGAAAATAGTGGTTGGAGACAacttcaatgaaattgttttagATGAATCAAAGGATGTTCTCCTCGAG ATTTATGCCCCTTGGTGCGGGCATTGCCAAGCGCTGGAACCAACTTACAACAAGCTTGCCAAACATCTACATGGCATCGATTCACTTGTCATTGCTAAGATGGATGGTTCAACAAACGAACATCCCCGGGCAAAG TCAGATGGATTCCCAACAATTCTGTTCTTCCCTGCTGGAAACAAGAGCTTTGATCCT ATCACAGTCGAAACCGATCGGACAGTCGTGGCCTTTTACAAATTCCTGAAGAAAAACGCATCAATCCCTTTTAAGCTACAGAAGCCAGTTTCAAGTTCAGAAGGAAAATCTGGTGATGATGCCAAAGAGAGCCCAAAGAGCAGCAGCGTCAGCACCACTGACGTGAAGGATGAATTGTGA
- the LOC111787301 gene encoding protein TRIGALACTOSYLDIACYLGLYCEROL 2, chloroplastic-like, producing the protein MVVDTHVQVAKFSVALPSSLVTLPHRSSNRLSYHLPLGLKTKVKKIRSSSADAGHSVPPSSSERRNPLAIFLDVPRTVWRQTLRPLSNFGFGQRSIWEGGVGLFLVSGAILLTLSLAWLRGFQLRSKFRKYLAVFEFAQACGISTGTPVRIRGVTVGNVIRINPSLRCIETVVEVEDDKIIVPRNSLVEVNQSGLLMETVIDITPRNPIPVPSAGPLDSECIKEGLILCDKQKMKGHQGVSLDELVGIFTRLGREAEEIGLSNTFALAQRVALVIEEAKPLLLKIQAMAEDVQPFLAELRDSGLLKEVENLTKSLSHATEDLRSVHASIMTPENTALLQKSIYTLILTLKNIESLSSELLGFTGDEATKRNLKVLIKSLSRLL; encoded by the exons ATGGTGGTAGATACTCATGTGCAGGTTGCAAAATTTTCTGTGGCCTTACCCTCGTCCTTGGTTACACTCCCACATAGATCTTCAAATAGGTTGTCTTATCATCTCCCATTGGgtctaaaaacaaaagtaaaaaagataaGGTCCTCATCTGCTGATGCAGGACATAGTGTGCCTCCCTCATCTTCAGAAAGAAGGAATCCACTTGCCATTTTTCTTGATGTTCCTCGTACTGTATGGAGGCAAACATTGCGTCCATTGAGTAATTTTGGGTTCGGTCAAAGGAGCATATGGGAAGGTGGGGTTGGGTTATTTCTTGTGTCAGGTGCTATCCTTCTCACACTCAGTTTGGCTTGGTTGAGAGGCTTTCAACTGCGGtctaaatttagaaaatacttGGCTGTCTTTGAGTTTGCTCAGGCCTGTGGTATTTCTACTGGAACTCCCGTAAGAATTAGAGGGGTTACTGTTGGCAATGTCATTCGTATTAACCCTTCCTTGAGATGTATTGAAACTGTTGTTGAG GTTGAAGATGATAAGATAATTGTACCACGTAATTCATTGGTTGAAGTAAACCAGTCTGGTCTTCTTATGGAGACAGTGATTGACATTACTCCTCGCAATCCTATTCCAGTGCCTTCAGCGGGACCACTTGACTCTGAATGTATCAAAGAAGGTTTAATATTATGCGATAAACAGAAAATGAAGGGGCATCAAGGGGTAAGTTTGGATGAATTAGTTGGAATATTCACTCGGCTTGGGCGCGAAGCGGAGGAAATAGGGCTTTCCAATACATTTGCATTAGCTCAACGAGTTGCTTTGGTTATTGAAGAAGCAAAGCCTTTGCTTTTAAAG ATTCAAGCCATGGCTGAAGATGTTCAACCTTTTCTCGCTGAGCTTCGTGACAGTGGTCTTCTAAAGGAGGTtgaaaatttaactaaaaGTTTGTCACATGCCACAGAAGATTTAAG AAGCGTGCATGCGTCCATTATGACTCCCGAAAACACAGCACTGCTTCAAAAGTCCATTTATACGCTAATTCTTACTCTGAAGAACATAGAG AGTTTGAGCTCAGAACTTCTTGGGTTCACTGGCGATGAGGCTACAAAACGGAATTTAAAAGTGCTGATCAAGTCTCTCAGCAGGCTGCTATGA
- the LOC111786997 gene encoding protein disulfide isomerase-like 1-4 isoform X1, translated as MATRTLLLLAMAALLLFSNSVLCIGDSPAKDSAAKSTEDDDEDISFLEEADESHASSHHHLPDFDKFEGGPVDEGFGDLSEFEDSEGDRDEYKAPVVDDKDVVVLKEGNFSDFVEKNRFVMVEFYAPWCGHCQALAPEYAAASTELKSENVVLAKVDATEEDELAQKYDVQGYPTIYFFSDGVHKAYPGQRTKDAIVSWIKKKIGPGIYNITSVEDAERILNSESKVAVGYLNSLVGSESDELAAASRLEDDVNFYQTVNPEVAKLFHIEASAKRPAFVLIKKETEKLSRFDGEFSKSAIAEFVFANKLPLVTKFTRESAPLIFESSIKKQLILFASSNDSERLIPIFEESAKSFKGKIIFVYVEIDNEDVGKPVSEYFGISGNDPQVLGYTGTEDSRKFVLDKEVTLENIKAFGENFLEDKLKPFYKSDPIPETNDGDVKIVVGDNFNEIVLDESKDVLLEIYAPWCGHCQALEPTYNKLAKHLHGIDSLVIAKMDGSTNEHPRAKSDGFPTILFFPAGNKSFDPITVETDRTVVAFYKFLKKNASIPFKLQKPVSSSEGKSGDDAKESPKSSSVSTTDVKDEL; from the exons ATGGCTACTCgaactcttcttcttcttgccaTGGctgctcttcttctcttctccaattccGTTCTCTGTATAGGAGACTCCCCTGCCAAAGATTCGGCTGCCAAAAGCACTGAGGACGACGATGAAGACATCAGCTTCCTGGAGGAGGCGGATGAGTCTCATGCTTCCAGTCATCATCACCTCCCTGATTTTGATAAGTTTGAAGGAGGACCTGTGGATGAAGGTTTTGGGGACTTGTCCGAGTTCGAGGACTCGGAGGGTGATAGGGATGAGTACAAGGCGCCGGTGGTGGATGACAAGGACGTTGTCGTCTTGAAGGAGGGTAACTTCAGCGATTTCGTGGAGAAGAACCGGTTTGTTATGGTGGAGTTTTATGCACCATGGTGTGGAC ATTGTCAGGCATTGGCGCCGGAATATGCTGCTGCTTCCACTGAATTGAAGAGCGAGAACGTGGTTTTGGCGAAGGTTGATGCGACGGAGGAGGACGAATTGGCGCAGAAGTATGATGTTCAAGGATATCCTACTATTTATTTCTTCTCTGATGGAGTTCACAAAGCTTATCCTGGACAGAGGACCAA GGATGCTATAGTTTCCTGgatcaagaagaagatcgGACCTGGTATTTACAACATAACTTCAGTGGAAGACGCTGAACGCATTCTGAACTCTGAAAGTAAAGTTGCTGTTGGTTACCTGAACTCCTTGGTG GGCTCTGAGAGCGATGAGCTTGCTGCTGCTTCAAGACTGGAAGATGATGTCAACTTTTACCAAACAGTGAATCCTGAAGTGGCAAAGCTTTTCCACATTGAAGCTTCAGCAAAACGCCCTGCCTTTGTATTGATTAAGAAGGAGACTGAAAAACTGAGCCGCTTTG ATGGCGAGTTTTCCAAGTCTGCAATTGCTGAATTTGTATTTGCCAATAAGCTTCCTTTAGTTACAAAGTTTACTAGAGAAAGCGCACCATTGATTTTCGAAAGTTCAATTAAGAAACAG TTAATTCTATTTGCAAGTTCAAATGATTCAGAGAGACTCATCCCCATATTTGAAGAATCAGCAAAGTCCTTTAAAGGAAAG attatttttgtttatgtggAAATTGATAATGAAGATGTTGGAAAGCCTGTATCAGAATACTTTGGCATCAGTGGAAATGATCCACAG GTTCTTGGCTACACTGGAACTGAGGACAGCAGAAAATTTGTGCTTGATAAGGAAGTTACCTTGGAAAATATTAAG GCTTTTGGAGAAAATTTCTTGGAAGACAAGCTGAAACCCTTTTACAAGTCAGATCCCATTCCTGAGACT AATGATGGCGACGTGAAAATAGTGGTTGGAGACAacttcaatgaaattgttttagATGAATCAAAGGATGTTCTCCTCGAG ATTTATGCCCCTTGGTGCGGGCATTGCCAAGCGCTGGAACCAACTTACAACAAGCTTGCCAAACATCTACATGGCATCGATTCACTTGTCATTGCTAAGATGGATGGTTCAACAAACGAACATCCCCGGGCAAAG TCAGATGGATTCCCAACAATTCTGTTCTTCCCTGCTGGAAACAAGAGCTTTGATCCT ATCACAGTCGAAACCGATCGGACAGTCGTGGCCTTTTACAAATTCCTGAAGAAAAACGCATCAATCCCTTTTAAGCTACAGAAGCCAGTTTCAAGTTCAGAAGGAAAATCTGGTGATGATGCCAAAGAGAGCCCAAAGAGCAGCAGCGTCAGCACCACTGACGTGAAGGATGAATTGTGA